ggctagaatttccataaaacCCGCCACCGCCAAATTGCCACCCGAAAGATCGCTAAGATTCTTAAATTAACGCCGGCGAGAAATTGCACAAAAAGGAAAATtaccgcccggtgagaaaatggatcttacatgtAGATTCTCGGCAGTTAAACACGATCCTGGGCAAGTTGGGCggttcttaatcaaaatgggcggtaattactcaaatttagatcgagactgcggttgggcctaggatgGGTGGAAacgcaaaaaatattttttccaagaaacaaaaaataaaaaatcagaaaacattctcaagaccctttttaacttaattgctgtaaaagaattttaaaagactTATAAAAAACACTTTGGGTCCAACTTTTGTGGACCGCCCAATTCTCGGCGGTCTCGTGGTGATCGGTGAATCTTCACCGCCGGGTACCACTGGGGCGGAatgctggcaacattggtccggACGGACCTGAGCAGTGCGTCAGCGGAGTGCGATGGACGGTCTGCTCCagcggtgcagggtaagttgtctgggtCTCGGGACTCTTTGGATCCCGAGTTCTGTGCATGTGTGCTCTTCCAttgacctccgcgccccccccccccccgccccctcaccaccgagaagagcagtccggaggccagagactgccgacgtCGGAtcacaggtaagtttagatttgtaattgttttgtgcagtgttattgatttatttataatacttatattgttatttatttaattgtttatttatttcgtccgggggcggggggcgtggCGGGGGAAGACAGACagaatagatctctgggggattagatctctggggataggattagatctctgggggtagGATTAGATCTCTGAGGGGATTTGATCTCTCTGGGGGCGATTAGATATCTGGGGGGGACTAGATCGCTGGGGGATTAGATTgctctgggggggattagatctcagggTGGGGAGGACtagattgctgggggggggggcgaggggggaaaataaatagatcgctgggggtggggggggagggggcccaaaagtccaacattgtagtttacataccgtCGACATGCCGTCGgcttaaaaccaccttttttcagacggtgtgcagctccggtggtatatcGGCGGTATGttaccaatgttggacttttgggcggtctgtagggtgctccgtgtaggcggatggtatgcataccacccagcggtatgtcgctgatgaatttcccgtcgGGCGGTATATGGGCGGTACGtaagtattttttgatcaattttgcggTATGTCGCTGGCCCGTGGGCGGTATGTccgccaatttcggcccctttaactAACCTATTTTTGTAGTGCTACTTACCTACTGCCCAACTCCGGCTGCTTTTCGTGGGCGGTCGTGGTTTGTTCGGTGGTGCACTACGGCGGTCCGCTCCCCGGCGATATTTCGAAACTGCCGGCGGAACTCTTTGTGAAATGGAGTGGAATTTTTCGCTgggtggttttccgccgaaaacgagcaataccgccgagaaaatcggaggaaatggagtggaaattctagcccataagtTTTTAATGGCTTATGTGGAGAAAATCCAGTTACTTTCACTGTCCTAAAATGGTTTTAGGACTGTAAGTGTCATGCTCTCTGAATGACCAATCTGGCTGTCAATCAAAATTGCGCGTAGTTGTACAAACAGGTATATACTAGGAGTCTATTCAGTTAACAGCGATGAGTTTGGGAACACAAATGAATGAAACACTCAGACATCTCACATAAGCACAGGCTGATTCGGCTTTTTAATATTATTTTCATGTAATTTTCAACCCCAAGTAAAACgtacaaaaaaaacaaaactaatatTAAAAATGCTTTGCAGTTTTACTACATCTTGCAAGATGCAAACTATTTCTCTTAAATCTGACTTGCAAAAACAAAACTTGAATAAATATAAAAGCCTAGGCTTTTTAGAATTAATTCTTGCGTTATCTAATAACTAAACTGAAATTTATCATTCTAATAATCTTTTGCTGCAAAATTACCATTTATGACCAGCTCATAACGTCATATAGTCCTTTTTGAAAAGTAGTCCGAGGTTAATGCATCATTGAAGTTCAAATCAAAGTAATAACGAATCATTTTGATTTTCTCTGCATTTCAGTGACATAATAGAAAATATTTACCAACTTCCACGTCTTTTTCTAAGCATGTTTGGTGTGACTATGTAACTCTGGGTTGTTTTGAACATTTTGAAATGCTCCTTATTGAAAGGATAAGCTGGACCTCCAGGAACAAAATTCAGTCTCATTGGTACAGAAGTGGTTAGCTGTCCTGTTATATAAATCTCAGAATCTCTTCTTGTATTTGGGATGGGACATACAAACTGCCCTCTCCGTTTAAAATACTCTCTCACATGCACCAGATATTTCAACTCAACATTACTTTCTTTCTTGAAACAAATGATATAACAGTTTGGAAAGAAATGGCAACATAAAATGCCGTAGCTCGATGCTAAAATCGCAACTGACTCAATTGCTGGGAAATACTTGTCAGCTTGAATGTTAATATATGCAGGAACAAAAGAAATCCACACAATTAAGTAAATGAGCATGCTGAATGTAACAAGTTTAGCCTCATTGTATTTATCAGGAGCCTTCCTTCCTTTAAAAGCAAGAACGAAGCAGACACATGCAAGAAGAGCGATATATCCTAACATTATACCGAATGCTACATGGGAACCTTCATCACATAACAGCAAAATGATTTTGGGGAAACCTTTATATTTTATAATGTGTGGACTATTTAAACACAACCACATTGCACAAATGATTACTTGAATTCCTGTGGTAGCTATTATAATAGGCACTGGCTTGAAGACATACTTTATCCTTTTACGGGTAATTGGATTAAAACTAAAAGCCAGTATGATCCTAATAGATTTCACCAAAATACAGGAAACACACAAAGTAAAGCTTACACCGAAAAATGGTTGCCGGATTTTACAAATGTAATCAAACGGCTCTCCAATAAACAATATCACACTTACAAAGTTAAGTAACAGTGAGAACAGCATTATGTAACACATCCAACCTCCAGCAGCTTTCACAGCTGGTGTGTGCAGGCTTTTTGTGATTATTATAGTTATTGCAAAGATTACAAAAGTTCCTAGGCTGGCAGCTAGTATCAGCACAATCGATGCTATTTCACTCCATCTAAGAAACTCAATAGTTCTTTCCTGGCATGTCGGACTTCCTGCCTCGGACCAGTGGTCATTGGGGCATTCTTCACAGAGATTGGAATCTGCAGAGAAAAGGACATTACTGGTCACTGATGGAATCCTATCAAAAAGCGGAATAGAATTTTCTAATGATTTATCAGCATTTGTAAACTAAAGGTCCAGCCAACTATTCTTTGCTTCTTTATTTCACAACTGTTCCAAGATGTGCATCACTCTTGATTCCTACCATTTCTTGCAGCGTAGTATCCCACTGGACAGGGTGTACACCCATAACAGCAAGGGCTTCTGTTGCTTGCATTCTTCCTCTCTCCAGGTGTACAGGTTCGTGAGCAATTAGATAATATAACCTTTGGGAAATACAACACAAAGACACTGCGAACTGACTAGGTTGATAATTGTGATGAtcattcttcttggagcagagcttTATATAGACAAGTGAACTTTTCTGCCCTGGCTCCTGAACTTATCTTCTGCGGCCTGTCCAACTCAGGGTAAGGGGAGTTGAGGCCTGCTGCTGGAAtaccatgggggagaaattcgggtcatttgcacctcctgttagtgcccctGGGTAACGTTAATGAAGTGCAAATGACTTCTCACCCAGGGGGCAGCACCGTTACTGACTCTTGTGAAACTGGTTAGGGTTGCCCCGTTCCTGCTGGCAGCGCCCCGGTCCACTGCGCCAATTATGACATTTTCATTTtagccccggagcgaaaattcggtgGTGCCCTGTGTGGCTGCCACAGGCAATGCCCGCGCCAGCTTTATGAGACACATACCGGGCTTCAGCTTCTtcacggggtgaaaattaaaggtgaggtgcggcgctgacatttttttaaatggccaacTTACCAGTCGCGGCCTTGCCCTGTTCAAATCGCGGGGTCTATGTcgcgatgttgcagcccagcaTTCTGCTTCTGTGTCatgctgctgccatggcaccctgcTCCCTTGTGGTATAGTGGTGGCCCTTTCTCCCCAATGCAAAGTccacagcgtgccctcccctttaatggaaggggagagccCTGTGCTCCCACCAGCGCTATGCGACTTTCCACGTAGCTCTGGAAAATTCCTGAGGTTAGTGCCAAGTCCcgaccctgaaaggaagtggagcatgagaatttgcgctccacttcctctcggggacggtaggcccaatttagctgccggagcgggacttctgcacctggcgcaggaagtcccacttcgcagctgttactgcccccaatGCAATATTGCTCCCTTATCTTAGTAAAATATAATCTCAGCAGCCAAACATCAAACATCATGAGTTAGTGGCTCGAATTTGTAGATGTGCTGTAGGCATGTTTTTGAACCATAACACACAATTGAATAAAAAGTTGCTGCAATTTGCATAACTCAGTGACTCAGTGATTATAAAATGAGGAAAGCAATTTGACCCATCtgagttcatccatccagaaaaacCTCAAAGTCCCCCACTGCCGTATCTAATTAATTCTTAGATGATTCCAGAGATATCTTTATCTGGAACTCCATTTCATGCATTGGTCTATGTGTGAACAAAAACTTCCTgatatctggaactctctcctccaagaAGCTGTTGAGACTAagtcaattgaaaatatcaaagCTGAaatgatttttgttgggcaaggacaTTAAGGGATATGGTGCCAAGGTGGGTACATAGAGTTAAGATAATAATCAACCATGATcaaaaaatcataatgcaatcaagcagagtcagcatggaaagggaagtcacgtttgacaaatttgctggagttctttgaggatgtaatgagcagggtggataaggggaacctgtggatgtggtgccatataagaggttgctgcacaagataagagctcacggggttggggataatattccACAATGATCAACAGCAGCTTTAAAAGTACTGTAAGCATTACATTGAATTTATTCCATACTTGTATGTTTAGTGGGATTATTCACTCCTAAAGGGAAGGGAACAGAGACATCACTTGgatatgtggaggctgggtcattgaatatatttaaggtggagatagacagattttttgaacaataagggagtgaagggttatggggagcgggcaggaaagtggagctgaccccaagatcagatcagccatgatcttattaaatgatggagcaggttcgaagggccaaatggcctactcctgctcctatttctctgttttctgttggttagccaatcctctatccacactaatatattgcaTAAGAACATGAGAGTtgtgataaatgggacattttcaggtTATCAGGGATCAATGCTGCGGCCTCAACTAtgtacaatttatatcaatgacttggatcaagggaccgaatgtaatgtagccaaatttgctggtgatacaaagatgggtgggaaagcaagttgtgagatggatgcaaataatctacaaagggatatagataggttaagtaagggaacaaaaatttggcagatggaatataatgtgggaaaatgtgaggttatccactttggtaggaaaaataaaaaagcaaattattatttaaatggggagagattacaaaatgctgtggtacagagggacctgggggtccttgtgcacgaaacataaaaaattagcttgcaggtacagcaagtaatcaggaaggcaaatggaatgttggcctttattgcaagggggatggagtataaaagtagggaagtcctgctacaaccgtaagacctcaccttgagtactgcatacagttttggtttccttatttaaggaaggatatacttgcattggaggctgttcagagaaggttcacgaggttgattcctaagatgaaggggttgtcatatgaagaaagcttgtgcaggttgggcctatactcattggagtttagaagactgagaggtgatcttattgaaacgtataagattctgagggggcttgacaggatagatggagagaggatgtttcccctcatgggggaatctagaactaggggcataatttcagaataaggggtcgcccatttaatgaggaggaatttcttctctcagtgggtcgtgaatctttggaattctgtggaggctgggtcattgaatgtatttaaagtggagatagacagatttttgaatgaaaagggagtcaagggttatggtggacgggcggggaagtggagttgaggccaggatcagattattgaatggcggagcaggattgaggggccaaatgacctactcctgctcctactcctaATTTAAtggtggtggaacaggctcaaagtgctgaatggcctacttctgttcctatgttcctatatcagtcctaaatttgtccTTTACTAATTTGAGCCTGTGTCCCTATATCCTACTCttacaatttaatttaaagtaattttctgGTTTATTTTTTCTATACTATTTACTATCTTAGATACCTTTCAGGCACATCCTTTCAGAGCTGAAGAGTCCAGCGTTCGAAATTGCCCTATTctacgcctcccgttagcacctctggggggagCTAACGGGGCGCAAAACTGTTTTCGCCCAAGGGGGCAGGAAGGGGGCTTTGTGCTCCACTTACTtctgggggcggtaacccaaaCTTAGTGAGCGGGGCGGGACCTCTGCGCCTGACGCAAAGTTCTGCGCATCCCGGATGTTAGCCATAGTCTTTTGTGTGgatctttgtcaaaagccttttggaaggccATAAGCAGTAGGAACCTAGGGCCACATATTTAGTTCCCATTGTAATTTTTGCTGCTTTAATTACCAAGCACATGTGACATATAAAGGGTAATATGGAAAAAATAACAAGTATTATTTTATATTTTAAAATTTGTCTCCTAGGAAGAAATATTTAAGCCTAAAATTAAGAAAACTAAACATAGAAATATTCCTAAAACATGTCCTGTAAGTAAAGAAAAAAACTAGAAATTACTGTCAGTAAAGATAGTGGATGAATTCTTAATGTGCTCGAATGACATTTCTCTAACTGCTATTTTATTAGAggcattaacatatttaaaataaatgagttaataTTTACATTCAAATAGTGGTTAAATGTCCATTGATGTGTTAAATGTTTCTCTGCTCATAATATAAATGTAATTTGATATTTGATATAAAACAAACATATAAGAAAATTGATATTACTCAATTAAACAATCCCTACCGGCCCCTATCTCCCCCCCCTCACCTCAGAAAAAAAGTAAATAAGCATGTTAATCACCTTTGTAGTTTTCAGGAAAGTGTAGTTAGTGAAGTTTATCTCACTGTTTACCACATTATAGCCACCAACAGAGACAAATTGCACGGATGCTTTCGCAATCTTCCAGCTGATTAAATCATATCCATTTCTGAAATCTCCTGAATTGTCAAATTGAAATGGCCCATGTTCTCCCATGAAGTTAACATCCTTTAGTTCATTAACCAACTGAAAATGAAATAATCTTTAATAATTTGGCACTTGTATTATTTATGGAACATACAAAGGCAAAAATTACAAGTTCGTGGCGGCAGAATATCTTTAGATCCAATTCAGTCGGTGAACACTAAATCAACTTTTCAAGTGACTCTGAAGGATCATAATTGCCATTAATCTGTTTTACAAAAAGGTCATATCCATCGACTTGAATTCACTATCTGAAATGTACAGCTTGCAAAATGCCTTGTAACAAACCAGCCCCATCTCTCTGGCACAGCCAGCTGGGATAGTCTTTGAAAATTCTTTGCTTCTTTTCTTAGTCCAATTGCTACTTTCACTCTTATGCCCCTTCTAACAATGCTAGTGAAGTAATTGATGACATTTTAGATGTTATAGATGATACTGTATGTCCCCTTTCCCCTTCTTTCAGGTCTAGCACTACATCTTGGTCAAGAAAGCCAGTTGTCTGGCTGCCTCATAAAATCTCTGCCTATTGCACTTGTTTTTAATCAGTAGATATCTCATACATGTGGAAACTCCTCACCATATATAAATGTCTCTGAATCAACCTGTTGAGAAATCTCTCGTTGTCCACTATGGTGTGCATAAGCTCTGTCCATAGGAACACACTCACTTATCAAAGTCCTTAGGTGCATGTTGGCAGAGTTCCTTCTTAGTGCTTTCTTGTACATGTGCATTAAATAATCACCTCAGTAGTGTGAAAGGAGGAAACAATGTACTGGTATGGTCTCTGCTGTTTGTCCAGCCATGACCATCTTATCTATTGGCATAAAGAGTTTTCTGGAACGGAGTAGGAAGAATACTgttgatttctgggccaatgtcttaCCTGCTTTTCCTCCtccctatgggcccaaatttccccatgagttgcaccgttttttttggtgtaactttatttttctggtgtatctttttagttgcaaatatggccatttaattggcgccagtgtaagtgagttagttaggttttttgttcggtcagtttttttttcaaaagggggcgttcccaaccacttacaccatttatgccaatttggccagaaaaaagttgtactaaactaacttagggcagcatatgtgtTCACTTTTGTCtggcagaaagaccttacttacagttaaggaatcggcgcaagtaactacatttaaagcaccaccaagcaccaaacaaaacacaaaaaaaataagcaattaattaataaaatagaaggaaccctgcccccaaagcaccaagaccaaagtaataagcaatcaataaataacaaataaaaaaatagaaggaaccctgcacctaaagcaccaaaattaatcagtaaataacaaataaaaaatagaagtcctaccttagggaacacagcgggccaccgatgagggagcccattcagtcaGGATGAGGgatggcatgcttcgggcccctcccacacagcctgcagcgcatgtttgcagaaacggcctgccaggagctactgcacatgcgtgcagactctagtgcgtatgtgcagaggttccggcactgttttcagcactgggacctggctccaccccccaatccattgggccacactgtgccacgaccgaggagaggctggggagtggccagaatatgGACGTCTTTTTTTggcacgcttggaggcggacaaaagcggcgcacctcaggtgagggcgccagaaaaacaggttaggaaaATTCTAAACCTATATCTCCACAGCTGTAATCATTATGAGTCTTCAGTGACAATTCAAAGTGAACTGAAAAATTTGACTGAGTTTATTTAAATCGCACTCTCAATAAATTTACAAGAAAAACATAAACTTATTTACCTGCCAGGATTGAAGATTAATATTTTCATTACAATTTCTTTGTTCACAATTAATGATCCTCTGTAGAGCATGAGCTATGGCAGTGATGGCTAAATATACGCCATAGGTGGTGCCTGGCTGAATATTTTCAATTAAATCATGATCATTCAGAGCATTGTTTGCTTTGGAACAAGCACAATGAGATGACAAATTAAAAGTGTTAAGAGGTTTGTACTGCTGTGAGTTTGCATTACAGGTCCCTGTGTCATTAACACATCGATCTGAGCAGTTTAAATAGAGTTTCTTGTATTCTTCAATGAACCTGTTAGCACCTTTGGGACATAAATCCAACTTTTGTAAATAATCAACAAAGTTTGGAATGGTTCCATTTTTGaaggaaaagccaaagatgtttCCAACTTTTTCAATATGACACA
This genomic stretch from Pristiophorus japonicus isolate sPriJap1 chromosome 7, sPriJap1.hap1, whole genome shotgun sequence harbors:
- the LOC139266626 gene encoding G-protein coupled receptor family C group 6 member A-like, with the translated sequence MFLQAQAMIYSIEQINNSTLLPGVKLGYEIYDTCSDVIAAIQVTTRFLSKFNSSVSSVEVHCNYTDYVPIVKAVVGDAYSEISIVVARMLNLYLIPQVSYGASAEILSDKIRFPSFFRTIPSDVHQTEAMAKLVNHFKWNWVGAIGSDDDYGQAGMNSFISNAGKFNICIAFHKLISSYIHHQDVNEMSIDQIAETIKNSSAEVIILFAKVPIVIQLFTTLIKQNVSKTWIASDSWSTSRQVASLCHIEKVGNIFGFSFKNGTIPNFVDYLQKLDLCPKGANRFIEEYKKLYLNCSDRCVNDTGTCNANSQQYKPLNTFNLSSHCACSKANNALNDHDLIENIQPGTTYGVYLAITAIAHALQRIINCEQRNCNENINLQSWQLVNELKDVNFMGEHGPFQFDNSGDFRNGYDLISWKIAKASVQFVSVGGYNVVNSEINFTNYTFLKTTKVILSNCSRTCTPGERKNASNRSPCCYGCTPCPVGYYAARNDSNLCEECPNDHWSEAGSPTCQERTIEFLRWSEIASIVLILAASLGTFVIFAITIIITKSLHTPAVKAAGGWMCYIMLFSLLLNFVSVILFIGEPFDYICKIRQPFFGVSFTLCVSCILVKSIRIILAFSFNPITRKRIKYVFKPVPIIIATTGIQVIICAMWLCLNSPHIIKYKGFPKIILLLCDEGSHVAFGIMLGYIALLACVCFVLAFKGRKAPDKYNEAKLVTFSMLIYLIVWISFVPAYINIQADKYFPAIESVAILASSYGILCCHFFPNCYIICFKKESNVELKYLVHVREYFKRRGQFVCPIPNTRRDSEIYITGQLTTSVPMRLNFVPGGPAYPFNKEHFKMFKTTQSYIVTPNMLRKRRGSW